A genomic region of Synechococcus sp. NOUM97013 contains the following coding sequences:
- a CDS encoding sodium-dependent transporter, translated as MATAQKESWQSGLGFVLAAAGSAVGLGNLWGFAYRASQGGGGTFVLLYVLIVATICLPVLVAEMVLGRSTGRSPLLAPVQAAGRNWQPMGWLFVVVSCGILAFYGVLMGWTGQTLLHALQVGLPSSMGEAELFFAGISGGQSAIAGQAVSMLLTAVVVAAGVQAGIERLSRVALPMLFVLLVVLAVWASSLPGAAEGYRTFLLRWDAQELQNITTIRNAFSQAFFSVGTGIGAILAYSAYLNRKAPIPSEAVAVVGLDTAVGLLAGLLTFPVVISFGLGDAITDSTIGTIFLSLPTGLGSIGLTGRVVAVTFFSLAYLAAITSSVSLLEVPVAALMDRWNWSRRKAAWISAAVIFVVGLPAATDLNVLSTMDDLFGGVLLIAGGLLIAVLMGWFAPRIFLDDLKNSGITPPARAGIILFFLRWVSPLVIAAGLLISVVDLIGKWTGQA; from the coding sequence ATGGCCACAGCGCAGAAGGAGTCCTGGCAGTCGGGTTTGGGCTTCGTGCTGGCCGCCGCGGGTAGTGCCGTTGGCCTCGGGAACCTCTGGGGATTCGCTTATCGCGCGTCTCAGGGTGGCGGTGGCACGTTCGTTCTGCTCTACGTGCTGATCGTGGCGACCATCTGCCTGCCGGTGCTGGTGGCCGAGATGGTGCTGGGTCGCAGCACGGGCCGCAGTCCATTGCTGGCACCCGTTCAGGCGGCTGGGCGCAACTGGCAGCCGATGGGCTGGCTGTTTGTCGTCGTGTCCTGCGGAATCTTGGCCTTCTACGGCGTGCTGATGGGCTGGACCGGTCAGACCCTGCTTCATGCGCTGCAGGTGGGATTGCCCAGCAGCATGGGGGAGGCCGAGTTGTTCTTTGCGGGCATCAGCGGTGGCCAGAGTGCGATCGCTGGTCAGGCCGTCAGCATGCTGCTCACCGCGGTGGTCGTTGCGGCTGGTGTGCAGGCAGGGATCGAGCGCCTCTCACGCGTGGCCCTGCCGATGCTGTTTGTGTTGCTTGTGGTTTTGGCGGTCTGGGCCAGCTCCCTCCCTGGTGCAGCGGAGGGCTATCGCACTTTTCTGCTGCGTTGGGACGCCCAGGAACTGCAGAACATCACCACCATCCGCAATGCGTTCAGCCAGGCGTTCTTTTCAGTAGGGACTGGGATCGGCGCGATTCTTGCCTACTCGGCCTATCTGAACCGCAAAGCGCCGATTCCTTCGGAAGCGGTCGCCGTGGTCGGACTGGATACAGCTGTGGGTCTGCTGGCGGGCCTGCTCACCTTTCCGGTGGTGATCAGTTTCGGCCTGGGCGATGCCATCACTGATTCCACGATCGGAACGATCTTTCTCTCTCTGCCCACGGGTCTGGGATCCATCGGGCTGACCGGAAGGGTAGTCGCGGTGACGTTCTTCTCCCTTGCATATCTGGCTGCCATCACTTCGTCGGTGTCGTTGCTGGAAGTTCCCGTGGCGGCCCTGATGGACCGCTGGAACTGGAGCCGCCGCAAGGCTGCCTGGATCAGTGCGGCAGTGATCTTCGTGGTTGGTTTGCCGGCGGCCACCGATCTCAACGTGCTCAGCACGATGGATGATCTCTTCGGGGGCGTGTTGTTGATCGCGGGTGGGTTGCTGATCGCCGTGCTGATGGGATGGTTTGCACCGCGAATCTTCCTCGACGATCTCAAGAACAGTGGGATCACACCTCCCGCGAGGGCTGGGATCATCCTGTTTTTCCTGCGCTGGGTGTCGCCTCTGGTGATCGCCGCAGGCTTGCTGATCAGTGTTGTGGATCTGATCGGCAAGTGGACGGGGCAGGCTTGA
- a CDS encoding DUF2721 domain-containing protein, with the protein MQPESLSKAIQLSVAPVFLLAGIGMLLNVTSGRLVRIVENARRAKEALDAGETVDDRERSTWRLRAQLIIRAIELLTAATLLISAVVAVLFLSVISRLNLTVVVVPMFIAAMVLLMVASLCFLREVRIASVHLRRVL; encoded by the coding sequence ATGCAACCGGAAAGCCTGTCCAAAGCCATCCAGCTGTCCGTCGCACCGGTGTTTCTGTTGGCGGGCATTGGCATGCTGCTGAATGTGACCTCTGGTCGTCTCGTGCGAATCGTGGAGAATGCTCGCCGCGCCAAAGAGGCGCTGGACGCTGGAGAGACGGTGGATGACAGGGAACGTTCCACCTGGCGCTTACGCGCACAACTGATCATCCGGGCGATTGAGTTGCTCACCGCAGCCACCCTGTTGATCTCCGCGGTGGTGGCCGTGTTGTTCCTGAGCGTGATCAGCCGCCTGAACCTCACCGTTGTGGTCGTGCCCATGTTCATTGCGGCCATGGTCCTGCTGATGGTGGCGTCGCTCTGCTTCCTGCGTGAAGTGCGCATTGCATCGGTGCACCTGCGGCGCGTGCTCTGA
- the cysS gene encoding cysteine--tRNA ligase has product MALRFTNTLTRRTEPFQPLKPGEVSIYCCGVTVYDLCHLGHARSYINWDVLRRYLIWSNYAVTFVQNFTDIDDKILKRAAEEGSSMEAVSERNIEAFHTDMDALGILRPDRMPRATRCLDGIRALIGELEAKGAAYSAEGDVYFAVMKHAGYGKLSGRDLEDQQTNADGRVADSEEARKQHPFDFALWKGAKPGEPSFPSPWGEGRPGWHIECSAMVREELGETIDIHLGGADLVFPHHENEIAQSEAATGQDLARLWMHNGMVNVGGEKMSKSLGNFTTIRALLESGLSAMTLRFFVLQAHYRKPLDFTSEALEAATTGWKGLNAALSLGAMHAKVLGWTPATPLSPEAVVAADHSLDGDLLGAKQRFAEAMDDDINSSGALAVLFDLARPLRGLANRLDRGDQPEQSVEELGGLEQRWRLLRELAAVLGLRLETTPSAGADDSSESAEIEAAIAARTQAKQNKDFATADRIRDELTAKGIELIDKPGGITEWRRS; this is encoded by the coding sequence TTGGCACTGCGGTTCACCAACACCCTCACCCGCCGCACAGAACCTTTCCAACCCCTGAAGCCAGGGGAGGTGAGTATTTACTGCTGTGGTGTGACGGTCTACGACCTCTGCCACCTTGGGCACGCTCGCAGCTACATCAACTGGGATGTGCTCCGTCGATATCTGATCTGGAGCAACTACGCGGTGACGTTCGTGCAGAACTTCACCGACATCGACGACAAGATCCTCAAGCGAGCCGCGGAAGAAGGATCATCGATGGAGGCAGTGAGTGAACGCAACATTGAGGCCTTTCATACAGACATGGATGCCCTGGGCATCCTCAGGCCCGATCGCATGCCCAGGGCCACCCGTTGCCTTGACGGCATCCGAGCGCTGATTGGCGAACTGGAAGCCAAAGGTGCGGCCTACTCCGCCGAGGGAGATGTCTATTTCGCCGTGATGAAGCATGCCGGCTACGGCAAGCTCAGCGGTCGCGACCTCGAAGACCAACAAACCAACGCCGATGGCCGCGTGGCGGATTCAGAGGAAGCACGCAAGCAGCACCCCTTCGACTTCGCACTGTGGAAAGGTGCCAAACCCGGGGAGCCCAGCTTCCCGTCACCCTGGGGCGAGGGACGACCGGGTTGGCACATCGAATGTTCCGCGATGGTGCGCGAAGAGCTCGGCGAAACCATTGATATCCACCTGGGCGGGGCAGATCTGGTCTTCCCGCACCACGAGAACGAGATCGCACAGTCGGAAGCCGCTACAGGCCAGGACCTAGCAAGGCTGTGGATGCACAACGGAATGGTGAATGTGGGCGGGGAAAAGATGAGCAAATCCCTCGGCAACTTCACCACCATCCGAGCGCTGCTGGAAAGCGGTCTGTCCGCAATGACGCTGCGCTTCTTCGTGCTTCAAGCCCACTACCGCAAGCCTCTGGATTTCACCTCCGAGGCCCTCGAGGCGGCAACCACCGGCTGGAAAGGACTGAATGCTGCACTGAGCCTGGGGGCGATGCACGCGAAAGTTCTGGGTTGGACACCAGCGACACCACTGAGCCCAGAGGCTGTGGTGGCCGCTGATCACAGCCTTGATGGCGACCTGCTTGGCGCGAAGCAGCGCTTTGCCGAAGCGATGGACGATGACATCAACAGCTCAGGAGCGCTGGCCGTGCTGTTCGATCTGGCAAGACCGCTGCGCGGATTGGCCAATCGCCTGGATCGCGGCGATCAACCCGAGCAATCCGTCGAAGAGCTGGGTGGACTCGAGCAGCGATGGCGGCTGTTGCGCGAGCTCGCCGCAGTGCTGGGCCTCCGCCTCGAAACGACGCCGTCCGCAGGTGCTGACGATTCATCCGAAAGTGCCGAGATCGAGGCTGCCATTGCGGCACGCACGCAGGCCAAGCAGAACAAAGACTTTGCGACCGCCGACCGCATCCGTGATGAACTCACCGCCAAGGGCATCGAACTGATCGACAAGCCCGGCGGGATCACTGAGTGGCGACGCAGCTGA
- the polA gene encoding DNA polymerase I, translating to MPDTKEKPLLLLVDGHSLAFRSFYAFSKGGDGGLATKDGRPTSVTYGFLKALLDNCKGLKPEGVAIAFDTAEPTFRHETDPNYKAHRDVAPEVFFQDLDQLQGILRQFLQLPLCLAPGFEADDVLGTLANRAAESGWRVRILSGDRDLFQLVDDQRDIAVMYMGGGPYARSSGPTLIDEAGVVAKLGVMPNKVVDLKALTGDSSDNIPGVKGVGPKTAINLLKENDDLDGVYKVLAEVEAEGPKASRGAVKGALKGKLSADRDNAYLSRKLAEILVDIPLPEEPVLELSPVDADGLQQQLEDLELNSLVRQVPGFVATFSTGGLNANGHLLESTTPKRKRSSTSSETPAEEGPSASVNDALNATLETAAAQPELQPQVISTAADLEALVKRLMGCTDAMAPVALDTETTDLNPFQAQLVGIGVCWGPEPADLAYIPVGHRSAAEPTLDSTTALVQLPLESVLAQLAPWLASPGHPKALQNAKYDRLILLRHGMPLGGVVMDTLLADYLRDAAAKHGLDVMAQRDYGITPTLFSDLVGKPKDGKASCFAEVPLDQAALYCGMDVHLTRRLAIDLRAQLQACGDQLPRLLDQVELPLEPVLAVMEATGIRIDLPYLGELSKEMGDTLEQLEKGAKDAAGVDFNLASPKQLGELLFNTLGLDRKKSRRTKTGYSTDATVLEKLEGDHPVVPLVLEHRVLSKLKSTYVDSLPQLVEAETGRVHTDFNQAVTATGRLSSSNPNLQNIPVRTEYSRRIRKAFLPQESWTLLSADYSQIELRILTHLSGEEVLQQAYRDGDDVHALTARLLLDKDTVSADERRLGKTINFGVIYGMGAQRFARETGVSQAEAKEFLSRYRERYPKVFAFLELQERLALSRGYVETILGRRRPFHFDRNGLGRLLGKDPMEIDLDVARRGGMEAQQLRAAANAPIQGSSADIIKLAMIQLQAAIEQQGLPARLLLQVHDELVLEVDPQAMDTTRELVVSTMEKAVELSVPLVAETGMGANWMEAK from the coding sequence ATGCCTGACACCAAGGAGAAACCGCTGCTGCTACTGGTGGATGGCCATTCCCTGGCCTTCCGCAGCTTCTACGCCTTCAGCAAGGGAGGTGATGGAGGGCTCGCCACCAAAGATGGCCGGCCCACCAGCGTGACGTATGGGTTTCTCAAGGCACTGCTGGATAACTGCAAAGGGTTGAAGCCCGAGGGTGTCGCCATCGCCTTCGACACCGCGGAACCCACCTTCCGGCACGAAACCGATCCCAACTACAAGGCCCATCGCGATGTGGCGCCGGAGGTGTTCTTCCAGGATCTGGACCAATTGCAGGGAATCCTGCGCCAGTTCCTGCAGCTGCCGCTCTGCCTAGCTCCAGGATTCGAAGCCGACGATGTTCTAGGCACTCTGGCCAACCGCGCAGCTGAATCTGGCTGGCGCGTGCGCATCCTCAGCGGCGATCGCGACCTGTTCCAGCTGGTGGATGACCAGCGCGACATCGCCGTGATGTACATGGGGGGCGGACCCTATGCACGCAGCAGTGGTCCGACCCTGATTGATGAGGCGGGCGTGGTGGCGAAGCTGGGCGTGATGCCCAACAAGGTGGTGGACCTCAAGGCCCTCACCGGTGACAGCTCCGACAACATCCCCGGGGTGAAGGGGGTTGGCCCGAAGACAGCTATCAATCTGCTCAAGGAGAACGACGACCTCGACGGGGTTTACAAGGTGCTGGCCGAGGTTGAAGCCGAAGGACCGAAAGCCAGCCGGGGGGCTGTGAAGGGGGCGCTCAAAGGCAAGCTCAGCGCCGACCGCGACAACGCCTACCTGTCGCGCAAGTTGGCCGAAATCCTGGTGGACATCCCTCTCCCGGAGGAGCCCGTGCTCGAGCTGAGCCCGGTGGACGCGGACGGACTGCAGCAGCAGCTGGAAGATCTGGAACTGAACAGCCTGGTGCGCCAGGTGCCTGGATTCGTCGCCACCTTCTCCACCGGCGGACTGAATGCCAATGGCCATCTGCTCGAATCGACCACACCCAAACGCAAGCGCAGCAGCACCAGCAGCGAGACCCCTGCTGAGGAGGGCCCATCGGCCTCCGTAAACGACGCGCTCAACGCCACGCTCGAAACCGCTGCAGCGCAACCTGAACTGCAACCACAGGTAATCAGCACTGCAGCAGACCTCGAGGCACTCGTGAAGCGGCTGATGGGCTGCACGGATGCCATGGCACCCGTCGCCTTGGATACGGAAACCACCGACCTCAACCCCTTCCAAGCCCAGCTGGTGGGCATCGGTGTGTGCTGGGGGCCCGAGCCAGCGGATCTGGCCTACATCCCGGTCGGACATCGCTCCGCTGCAGAGCCCACCCTCGACAGCACGACTGCCCTGGTGCAGCTGCCGCTGGAGAGCGTTCTGGCTCAGCTGGCTCCTTGGCTGGCCAGTCCCGGGCATCCCAAGGCCCTTCAGAACGCGAAATACGACCGTCTGATCCTGCTGCGCCATGGCATGCCCCTGGGCGGGGTTGTCATGGACACCCTTCTGGCCGATTACCTGCGTGACGCGGCGGCCAAGCATGGTCTGGACGTGATGGCGCAACGGGACTACGGCATCACCCCCACGCTATTCAGCGATCTCGTCGGCAAGCCCAAAGACGGCAAAGCCAGCTGCTTTGCCGAGGTTCCCCTCGACCAAGCCGCGTTGTACTGCGGCATGGACGTTCATCTCACACGTCGCCTCGCCATTGATCTGAGGGCGCAGCTACAGGCCTGCGGCGACCAGCTACCTCGCCTGCTGGATCAGGTGGAACTGCCTCTTGAGCCGGTGCTGGCGGTGATGGAAGCCACCGGCATCCGCATCGATCTCCCCTATCTGGGAGAACTGTCGAAGGAGATGGGAGACACGCTGGAGCAGCTGGAGAAAGGAGCAAAGGACGCGGCAGGCGTTGACTTCAACCTGGCCTCGCCCAAACAGCTGGGAGAACTACTGTTCAACACCCTGGGCCTCGATCGCAAAAAATCCCGGCGTACCAAAACCGGCTACAGCACCGATGCCACGGTGCTGGAGAAGTTGGAAGGCGATCACCCGGTGGTGCCGCTGGTGCTCGAACACCGCGTGCTCAGCAAGCTCAAGAGCACCTACGTGGATTCCCTGCCCCAGCTTGTGGAAGCAGAGACCGGGCGTGTGCATACGGATTTCAACCAGGCCGTGACTGCCACCGGTCGCCTCAGCAGCAGCAACCCCAACCTGCAGAACATCCCCGTTCGCACGGAATACAGCCGACGCATCCGCAAGGCCTTCCTGCCGCAGGAGAGCTGGACGCTGCTCAGTGCTGACTACTCGCAGATCGAGCTGCGCATCCTCACCCATCTCTCCGGGGAAGAGGTGCTGCAGCAGGCCTACCGAGACGGCGACGACGTGCATGCGCTGACCGCGCGACTGCTGCTCGATAAAGACACGGTGAGTGCCGATGAGCGACGGCTAGGCAAGACGATCAACTTCGGCGTGATCTACGGCATGGGCGCCCAGCGGTTTGCCCGTGAGACCGGGGTCAGTCAGGCGGAGGCGAAGGAGTTCCTGAGCCGCTACAGGGAGCGATACCCCAAGGTGTTCGCCTTCCTGGAACTGCAGGAGCGCCTGGCCCTGAGCCGCGGCTACGTAGAGACCATCCTGGGACGGCGACGCCCCTTCCACTTTGACCGCAACGGCCTGGGCCGTTTGCTGGGGAAAGACCCCATGGAGATCGACCTGGATGTGGCCAGGCGCGGCGGCATGGAGGCACAACAGCTGCGCGCGGCCGCTAACGCCCCCATCCAGGGCTCCAGTGCCGACATCATCAAACTGGCGATGATCCAGCTGCAGGCGGCGATCGAGCAACAGGGGCTGCCTGCACGCCTGCTGCTGCAGGTGCACGATGAGCTGGTGCTGGAGGTGGATCCTCAAGCCATGGACACCACGCGGGAGCTGGTGGTGTCCACCATGGAAAAGGCCGTTGAACTGAGCGTGCCGCTGGTGGCTGAGACAGGGATGGGCGCGAACTGGATGGAGGCGAAATAG
- a CDS encoding efflux RND transporter periplasmic adaptor subunit, with product MGSRRSQSPGGVSQDALRSLSRLSGMKRRRRKLMGAAAAALVLVGGGVIWSQSSGNGRVRQLGDYTVAAEEGSLPGVITASGELEAIRRVNVSPKNQGRLEALFVDEGDVVRKGQVLARMDSGDFKDRMDELSALVRQARAEYEAKRADFIRHRQLLASGAISASDLDGFRSAFISSKEALTAAQERVEQRKVEGSDLDIKAPFDGMITERFAEPGAYVTPTTTASTSAGASSSSIVELSEGLEVAAKVPESDIGRIRVGQEAVVRVDAYPDQRFAALVRDIAPRAEKTDNVISFEVELSLIDPPPSLRIGMTVDVDFQTGRTAQSTLVPTVAIVTENGKPGVLLVGDNNEPAFQPVELGASSGSKSAILSGVTPGTRVFIDMPPWAKTRD from the coding sequence ATGGGCAGCCGTCGAAGCCAGTCCCCTGGGGGAGTCAGTCAGGACGCGCTGCGATCCCTGTCCCGCCTGAGCGGCATGAAACGACGTCGTCGAAAACTGATGGGTGCTGCGGCTGCGGCGCTGGTGCTGGTGGGTGGCGGTGTGATCTGGAGCCAGAGCTCAGGAAATGGTCGCGTCCGCCAATTGGGTGATTACACCGTTGCCGCGGAGGAGGGATCCCTCCCCGGAGTGATCACCGCCAGTGGCGAGCTGGAGGCCATCCGCCGCGTGAATGTCAGTCCCAAAAATCAAGGGCGCCTTGAAGCTCTTTTCGTGGACGAAGGGGATGTGGTGCGCAAGGGGCAGGTGCTGGCGCGCATGGACAGCGGTGATTTCAAGGACCGCATGGATGAACTCTCCGCCCTTGTCCGTCAGGCCCGTGCTGAGTACGAAGCCAAACGGGCTGACTTCATTCGCCATCGCCAGCTGTTAGCAAGCGGCGCCATCAGCGCGTCCGACCTGGACGGCTTCCGCTCGGCCTTCATCAGCAGCAAAGAGGCCCTGACGGCGGCCCAAGAACGGGTTGAGCAGCGCAAGGTGGAGGGCAGTGACCTGGACATCAAAGCGCCGTTCGACGGGATGATCACCGAACGGTTTGCCGAGCCTGGCGCCTACGTCACACCCACCACCACGGCCTCCACCAGTGCCGGAGCCAGCAGCTCATCGATTGTGGAGCTGTCGGAGGGATTGGAAGTGGCGGCCAAGGTGCCCGAAAGCGACATCGGCCGTATCCGTGTGGGTCAGGAGGCTGTCGTGCGCGTGGATGCCTATCCCGACCAGCGCTTTGCCGCGCTGGTGCGTGACATCGCACCCCGCGCCGAAAAAACCGACAACGTGATCTCCTTTGAAGTGGAGTTATCCCTGATCGACCCGCCGCCGAGCCTTCGCATCGGCATGACCGTGGATGTTGACTTCCAAACCGGTCGCACGGCGCAAAGCACCCTGGTGCCCACGGTGGCGATCGTGACTGAAAACGGGAAGCCCGGCGTTCTTCTTGTGGGCGACAACAACGAACCCGCATTCCAGCCGGTGGAGCTGGGGGCCAGCAGTGGCAGCAAGAGTGCCATTCTCTCCGGTGTGACGCCCGGCACTCGGGTGTTCATTGACATGCCGCCCTGGGCGAAGACGCGCGACTGA
- the ychF gene encoding redox-regulated ATPase YchF, whose product MLKAGIVGLPNVGKSTLFNALVANAQAQAANFPFCTIEPNVGTVAVPDARLQQLTTLSSSAETIPTRMEFVDIAGLVKGASQGEGLGNKFLANIREVDAIVHVVRCFEDDDVIHVSGSVGPARDAEVINLELGLADLAQIEKRRERLKKQMRTSKEAQVEDAALERIQAVLEDGGAARSVELAEDEASMIKPLGLLTAKPIIYATNVSEDDLAAGNAFCEEVVALSKAEGAETIRISAQVEAELVELGEEERKDYLDGLGVTEGGLQSLIRATYRLLGLRTYFTTGEKETRAWTFKAGMTAPQAAGVIHTDFERGFIRAQTIGTEKLLEAGSLAEARNKGWLRSEGKDYVVAEGDVMEFLFNV is encoded by the coding sequence ATGCTTAAAGCCGGAATCGTCGGTTTGCCCAACGTGGGCAAATCCACTCTCTTCAATGCTCTGGTCGCCAATGCCCAGGCTCAGGCTGCGAACTTCCCGTTCTGCACGATCGAGCCCAATGTCGGCACGGTGGCGGTTCCTGACGCGCGTCTCCAGCAGCTCACAACGCTGAGCAGCAGTGCGGAAACCATTCCTACGCGCATGGAGTTTGTGGACATTGCTGGTCTGGTGAAGGGTGCCAGTCAGGGGGAGGGTCTCGGCAACAAATTCCTGGCCAACATCCGCGAGGTGGACGCCATCGTGCACGTCGTGCGCTGTTTTGAAGATGACGACGTCATCCATGTGTCCGGTTCGGTGGGACCGGCTCGGGATGCTGAGGTGATCAACCTCGAGCTGGGTCTCGCGGATCTGGCTCAGATCGAGAAACGTCGGGAGCGCCTTAAAAAACAGATGCGCACCAGCAAGGAGGCGCAGGTTGAAGATGCGGCGCTTGAACGCATTCAGGCGGTGCTTGAGGACGGTGGTGCTGCCAGAAGTGTCGAGCTGGCAGAGGATGAGGCGTCCATGATCAAGCCCCTCGGGCTGCTGACGGCCAAGCCGATCATCTACGCCACCAACGTGAGCGAAGACGATCTGGCTGCTGGCAATGCGTTCTGCGAGGAGGTGGTGGCGCTGTCCAAGGCCGAGGGTGCCGAGACCATTCGCATCTCTGCCCAGGTGGAGGCCGAACTGGTGGAACTGGGTGAGGAGGAGCGCAAGGACTACCTCGATGGTCTGGGCGTGACAGAAGGTGGACTTCAGAGCCTGATCCGTGCCACCTATCGGCTTTTAGGACTCCGTACCTATTTCACGACGGGTGAGAAGGAAACCCGGGCCTGGACCTTCAAGGCTGGGATGACGGCTCCCCAGGCCGCTGGCGTGATTCACACCGATTTCGAGCGCGGTTTCATTCGTGCGCAGACGATCGGCACGGAGAAACTGCTGGAGGCGGGTTCCCTGGCGGAAGCTCGCAACAAAGGTTGGCTGCGCAGTGAGGGCAAGGACTATGTGGTGGCAGAAGGAGATGTGATGGAGTTTCTGTTCAACGTCTGA
- a CDS encoding Coq4 family protein, with protein sequence MSRARELLRSVRNLSILRDLAKSQGGLDSVGDLVDNFIDSEAMEVCLQRFKALPGGAEMVEQRYPPFQPDIPALEKLPKGTLGHAYAGMIHRLNYDADFFRPRDTSTEALWLTQRIASTHDLHHVVAGFNTEPAGESGVLAITATQIGFPAYVLLNILANFRAFRFQPKEQEVISQAIAYGSRIGLEASPLVLQRWEEGWDKPLSQWRTDLGVKPVEHGLFGAIY encoded by the coding sequence ATGTCACGAGCCCGCGAGCTGCTTCGGTCCGTTAGGAACCTGTCGATTCTGCGAGATCTGGCCAAAAGCCAAGGCGGCCTCGACAGCGTCGGAGACCTGGTCGACAACTTCATCGACAGTGAAGCGATGGAGGTCTGCCTACAACGCTTCAAAGCGCTTCCCGGAGGAGCAGAGATGGTGGAACAGCGCTACCCGCCCTTTCAACCGGACATCCCGGCTCTTGAGAAACTTCCCAAGGGAACCCTGGGTCATGCCTATGCCGGCATGATCCACCGCCTCAATTACGACGCCGATTTCTTTCGCCCCAGAGACACGAGCACAGAAGCGCTGTGGCTGACCCAGCGCATCGCCTCCACCCATGATTTGCACCATGTGGTCGCAGGCTTCAACACCGAACCAGCGGGCGAATCGGGTGTGCTGGCCATCACCGCCACCCAGATCGGTTTCCCTGCCTACGTTTTGCTCAACATCCTGGCCAACTTCCGCGCTTTTCGTTTTCAACCCAAGGAGCAGGAGGTGATCAGTCAGGCCATTGCCTATGGCAGTCGCATCGGGCTGGAGGCCTCCCCTCTGGTGCTGCAGCGCTGGGAAGAGGGCTGGGACAAACCCCTGAGCCAGTGGCGGACAGATCTGGGGGTCAAACCCGTGGAGCATGGACTCTTCGGCGCCATCTACTGA
- a CDS encoding MFS transporter → MASLGAGGVIYLTPLVFHLASFSASQVTQGLAASALIGTAARLLSGVLLDRGLSCSWPVRAAAVIGFIADLTLLNADGFGGYLAGQLLIGIAAGLYFPAIELAVPLSCTGFNSSRGYALARSADALGVALGALIGALVTALGMIRAVYLVEMGALVAMLLILGWRPLPDGRAPLLHLNSPEETGHQHAAVDEGAGWLTPLLPVLAVSIVATGIIALMQSALPLDLVRGGLARPPLSETWSGILIAWQLGLLVLLQWPIGNWVAKRSLRFGLGMGLGGFVAGCLLLAGSALWSGGIALIAIAMVPIAFGEAAFLPTAAEAMVEETPLQHRGLAMALFSQCFAISATGAPLMAGLLLDRQGHGLLLWLLMASICLSMLPLLKTVRPRYTAGLNATLLETGNDVTSPRAASVR, encoded by the coding sequence ATGGCCTCGCTGGGGGCAGGTGGTGTCATCTATCTGACACCGTTGGTGTTTCACCTGGCCAGCTTCAGTGCCAGCCAGGTGACCCAGGGGCTGGCGGCTTCAGCCTTGATCGGCACGGCCGCGCGTTTGTTGAGCGGCGTCCTGCTTGATCGCGGACTGTCGTGCTCGTGGCCAGTGCGTGCCGCAGCAGTGATTGGTTTCATTGCCGATCTCACTTTGCTCAACGCGGATGGTTTTGGTGGTTACCTCGCCGGGCAACTACTGATCGGGATTGCTGCAGGTTTGTATTTTCCGGCCATTGAGCTGGCCGTTCCCCTCAGCTGCACAGGCTTCAATTCCAGCAGGGGCTATGCCCTGGCCCGCAGTGCTGACGCCCTGGGTGTGGCACTCGGAGCCCTGATCGGGGCCTTGGTCACAGCTCTGGGAATGATTCGTGCGGTCTATCTCGTGGAGATGGGCGCGCTGGTGGCGATGTTGCTGATTCTTGGTTGGCGCCCGCTGCCGGATGGACGGGCTCCGTTACTTCACCTGAACAGCCCGGAAGAAACCGGTCATCAACATGCAGCAGTTGATGAGGGCGCAGGTTGGCTCACGCCTCTGCTTCCGGTGCTGGCAGTCAGCATCGTGGCCACGGGGATCATTGCTCTTATGCAGAGCGCTCTGCCACTGGACCTTGTGCGCGGAGGCCTGGCCCGTCCGCCTCTGAGCGAGACATGGAGCGGCATCTTGATTGCATGGCAACTGGGCCTGTTGGTGCTGCTCCAGTGGCCCATCGGCAACTGGGTCGCCAAGCGCAGCCTGCGTTTCGGCCTTGGCATGGGCCTGGGAGGTTTCGTGGCCGGCTGTCTGCTGCTCGCAGGCTCCGCTCTATGGAGTGGTGGTATTGCCCTGATCGCCATCGCCATGGTGCCGATTGCCTTCGGCGAGGCAGCTTTTCTGCCAACTGCAGCCGAGGCCATGGTCGAGGAAACCCCGCTGCAACATCGCGGACTGGCCATGGCGCTGTTCTCGCAATGCTTCGCCATCAGCGCCACGGGGGCACCATTGATGGCGGGTTTACTGCTGGATCGTCAGGGCCACGGCCTGCTGCTTTGGCTGCTGATGGCCAGCATCTGTCTGAGCATGTTGCCCCTGCTCAAAACGGTGCGCCCTCGCTATACAGCAGGACTGAACGCCACGTTGTTGGAGACCGGGAACGATGTCACGAGCCCGCGAGCTGCTTCGGTCCGTTAG